The following DNA comes from candidate division WOR-3 bacterium.
GAATAATCGACATAGGAAAGTTTGCCAACCGTGCGCAGCGAAGGATCCCAGAAGAAAAATACACCGCGCAGGGTTAGTTCTTTATAATCAAGGGCCAGTTTTAACTTTTCGGTGATATGATCTTTATAATCCGCGGTATCAAGTCGGGAATCCACAAAGAGCCAGTATTCGGCGCGATTTGAACCGGTGATGCGTAAATCCTGGGCAAAATCAAGGCGCAATATAAGCAGTGTAATTAAGAAAGGCATTAGCTTTTTCCCAAGCCTGGTCGATGCTTGTTTTTTAGATTGTTGAGGATACATCAGGTTATTCATGACATTTACCCTTACAATTTTTACCCACCAGACAGCGGACCTTTTCCACGATTATCTCTTCGTCCCCAGGTTTGTATCCTTGATGCACAAAAACAATCTTTTTATCCTGATTGATAATAAAACTTGTGGGCATTGCCTGAACATTATAGAATTCACGGAGGATATTATCGGGATCAAGGACGACGATATATTTCCATTTATGGCTCAGCGCAAATGGTTTTACCTTGGGGACCGCTCTGGCCTTGTCCTGGCTGATTGCCAGCATCTGCAAACCCAAAGAATCAAATTCGTCATAAAATGGTTTAAGAGCATCGAGTTCTTTGATGCACATCTTGCACCATAATGCCCAGAAACTCATAAATACCGGACCTTTCTTCAATAACGAATCAAGGCAGATTGTATTACCATCCACATCTTGAAGGGTAAAATCAGGTGCGGTGGGTAATTCCTTTTCCTGGGCATAGAGAGGTGC
Coding sequences within:
- a CDS encoding TlpA disulfide reductase family protein, producing MKKIAKFKMRNSQLEILIIGALLLFVCAPLYAQEKELPTAPDFTLQDVDGNTICLDSLLKKGPVFMSFWALWCKMCIKELDALKPFYDEFDSLGLQMLAISQDKARAVPKVKPFALSHKWKYIVVLDPDNILREFYNVQAMPTSFIINQDKKIVFVHQGYKPGDEEIIVEKVRCLVGKNCKGKCHE